The Rosa rugosa chromosome 3, drRosRugo1.1, whole genome shotgun sequence sequence CATGGCCAAAGCCTAGTGCATTTTGAAGAACAGAAAATCTGATTAATAGGTTGTGGAGGAAGAGAAAACAAGGAGATAGAGGAAGAGGAAGTCGTGCAAGACAAAGAATTAGTACTCAACTAGAATTCAGATTCCTCTCTAAAAAGGAGATCAATCTTTTCCTACAAAGAAGAGGATCTGTTTTTCccacaaagaaagaagtttaGTTTATTTCTTATTCATCAAGCAACACACCTTGAAAAAGGGTTGAAGAAACACCTAATTGGGATTTTGAGGCCCTAAAGGTTTATGTGAGATTGTTCCTTCGAAAAAACCCATCACGTTTTCTCTCAATCTAATCGTCCAAAACTACTGCTTGTATTTGTGTTTCTATGGCGTGTAGTAAAGAACATGTGAGAAATCTTATAAGGAAAAGCATGATTTTGTACCTATTTGCAGTTGGTATTGTGATATTATTTTCCTGATTTGAAAAGCACAATAATGACAGAGTCTAATTTGGTTATTCCTATAAGGAAACAGGATCCGGATTACCTTATACATTACCTAAACTACTTATATCTAATTTGGTAATAATCTCTaatgttttgaattttattcATCACTCTGAGGTAGTAAAATATCAAGAAGagccttttcaaaaaaaaaaaaaaatgaagagctGCAGTTTTCTCTAATTGACTTGATTAAGGTTCTGTCGATACATCGATATTGCGATCTAATATGTCCTTTTTTTCAAagagtatatatataatatatcttCTTTTTCCAACAAATGCACTatactactaatttttttttttcgatatgtCCATAAATTCTAATATTTGAGTGCCAATATATTTGTGATGGCCGATTTTTTGAACCTTGGACTTGAATCAGCACAAAGTTCATTCTTTTCCCGACGATTACTAGAATACAACAGCAATAGGGTCTCTTGCATACTTGCACTGTTAACTGTCCTTTGCTAGAGTTGCATGCTCTAGTTTTCTCAGTCAAACATAAGCTGGATCCATTGAAAGTATTAGGCAGTTCCAAACAGCGGCAACAGATCAAAATAGTATATATACCAGGCacattttgattgatttattGCAGCATAGTTAGAATGAAACAGATCAAACCAAGTTATCACATGGTTTAAGTTTATAAGACATAGAACCACAAGGAATTTGAGAGATACATCCTACTGGAGATGCATCAGCATCTCTAGACATTCGATAACTAGCTAAATTCTCAATCAGATGATAGTACTACTGAATACTGAAATAACAGGAAGCATAGAAAATGACAAGGTAATAGCAACATAAACTAGCTAGTCTCCACCTCCGAGAGGCCATTCTCCAGGGCTGTAACCAGCTTCTTAAAATAAGTACCGGTCACATTTGTCAATTGTATGAGCTTTAGACGGAAGTCCGGGAACTTTTCCAACGGGGCCCAATCCTTGACAAACTCTATCATTTCAGTCTCGGCACATTGGTGAAGCCTCTCCAGGCTGTGCTCTGCTTGGCCCTGCAAGTACTCAAACAGCTGCCGCTTCTTGTCATATTTATTTTCCTCGGGTATGTAATAACCATATGCATAGGTCCATTTGATCACCTGCCTACATTCAATTATCTGTTTCCATGCCTCCATAATGAACTCGAAATCATTAGTCTTGGTAAGAAAGGGAATTGGTTTGCTAGCAAGTTTCACGATGTGCACTGTTTGCGCCTTACGCAATGACTCAACTGCCTTCTTCTTTGAAGCTTGATTGTTTGCCCAGCGCACATAATAATGATTGTATCTCTCTAAACTCATCTTTAGCCTCTTCCTCTCCCTTTCACTCTGACTCTCCTCCTTCTTCGCATTTTGGTTTGCAGCTCGATTGAAACTATTGCACTTGCAACCAAGTGGCCCGAGGCATAACCAGCAAAAGTGATGCCCACAAGGCGGACTGCACCTCATGTGATTACACCCATTGTTCTTCTCAATCGGTGTTTTGCACTTGGGACAGGGCTTAGTATTAACCACTATCCATTGTGCATTCTGGGAATCATCCTTGTTCTTCATTATCCACTTTCCCACAGTGTCGCACTGAACGGGACTATGAACCTCCTCAACACAATTCCAGCAGAAGCTATTTGAGCAGATGCAAGAAACATCATAACAGCTTCcatttccagtcaaatcttcATCAAACACTTTGACAGCATACTCACAGTCAGGAGCAGGGCACCACTTCATCTGCTTATGCTTTTCGACATAAGATCTCAGAAGGTAGCGCTTATACCTCTCAATCTCGTGATCATGTTGGTTTTTCAACACATTTCGGATCAAATCCCGATCAACTGCTGCACTACAAGATGGTTCAGGACATCTCAGCATCAAACATCCCGGACCATCGTTAATCGATGTGCTAATATAACCTGTCCAACAATCTTTACAAAAAGGATGACCACAAGCAGCTGAGAAAATAGTACCACCGGCTAATTCATCGCATGAATAGTCATAGTCATCAAAACATATTCCGCAATTGACACTACCTAATCGATGCAGGAATACCGGCTTCCTCAACAAGCCTGCTGCTTCCCGGACTTTGTCTTCATCAGAAAACCATTCGTCCTTCAGTCTATTGACCCTCCAACTAAAGTGACATAGTAGGAAGCATGCAGCGGATTTCGATATGGACAGGACAGTAGACACTCCTGCAATATCATCCTCCTGAAGTTGgccaatttcttcttctctcagtAAAGTATAACCCTGCCGTGGAGACTGACCCTCCCCAGAGAACACATTGGCGTCTGAGTTTCCTCCTTCAAGATAATTTGAGTCGTCGTCAGAGTCCACATTTACTTCTTCTTCAAGATA is a genomic window containing:
- the LOC133738631 gene encoding probable E3 ubiquitin-protein ligase ARI7, translating into MKRESSSGSSASEDSSYLEEEVNVDSDDDSNYLEGGNSDANVFSGEGQSPRQGYTLLREEEIGQLQEDDIAGVSTVLSISKSAACFLLCHFSWRVNRLKDEWFSDEDKVREAAGLLRKPVFLHRLGSVNCGICFDDYDYSCDELAGGTIFSAACGHPFCKDCWTGYISTSINDGPGCLMLRCPEPSCSAAVDRDLIRNVLKNQHDHEIERYKRYLLRSYVEKHKQMKWCPAPDCEYAVKVFDEDLTGNGSCYDVSCICSNSFCWNCVEEVHSPVQCDTVGKWIMKNKDDSQNAQWIVVNTKPCPKCKTPIEKNNGCNHMRCSPPCGHHFCWLCLGPLGCKCNSFNRAANQNAKKEESQSERERKRLKMSLERYNHYYVRWANNQASKKKAVESLRKAQTVHIVKLASKPIPFLTKTNDFEFIMEAWKQIIECRQVIKWTYAYGYYIPEENKYDKKRQLFEYLQGQAEHSLERLHQCAETEMIEFVKDWAPLEKFPDFRLKLIQLTNVTGTYFKKLVTALENGLSEVETS